The genomic region TAAAGTGGGCAGAGGGACCTAGATAACACAGTTGCTTATTTAGTACAAGATTTGTGACCCTGTTGTGTAACCTTGTCATATAGCACAAGCTATATAGCACAAATGACCTCCTCTTCCAAAGTGGCCTGTCAAACTAGACTCTGAAACCTTTGGTTGGCTATTACCAGACATAGTATTCTAAAATGGTAACTATAGgggcgtctggtggctcagtcggttaagtgtcggacttcagctcaggtcacgatctcatggtccatgagttcgagccccacgttgggctctgggctgatggctcagagcctggagcctgcttccgattctgtgtctccctctctctctgcccctcccccattcatgctctgtctctctctgtctcaaaaataaataaactttaaaaaaaaaagctgctgaggaTTCAActcagttttaaataaataaataaataaaatggtaactaTAAACTCATGATTTGTTATCCTTGCTTTTGGACCTCAATGGGCAAGATCTGTTGCCTTCAGACACAGATCTGAAGTGGCCTCCTCCTAGTTACTGATAAGCACAGGGTTCTGAGTTCTTAGAATCCATGCTACAGTGGCCAATGCAAATACATCTAACAGCAGAAACAAGTTTTCCTGCTAGAACTGCATGTATCAGGTTCACAGTTCCtcaccctgcctcctgcctctgagttcctccttctctcttgtcTCAGTTCATGATAATGATACATAGAAATGACAACaatcgggtgcctgggtggctcagtcagttaagggtccaacttcggctcaggtcacgatctcacagttcatgagttcaggctctgtgtcgtgctctatgctgacagcttggagcctggagcctgctttggattctctctctctctctctctctctctctctctgcccctccttcactcatgctctctctctctctctgtctctcgaaaataagcatttaaaaaaatttttaaagatgggaatgcaagctggtgcactctggaaaacagtatggagtttactcaaaaaattgaaaatataactaccctatgacccataaattgcactactaggcatttatccatggattacaggtgtgctgtttcgaagggacacatgcacccccatgtttatagcagcactatcaacaatagccaaagtacggaaagagcccaaatgtccatcgatggatgaatggataaagaagatgtggtatgtttatgtgtatacacacacacacacacacacacacacactggagtattactcagcaatcaaaaagaatgaaatcttgccatttgcaactacgtggatggaactggagggtattatgctaagtgaaattagagaaagacaaaaatcatatgacttcactcatatgaggactttaagagacaaaaaagatgaacataagggaaaggaaacaaaaataaaataaaaacggggacaaaacaagagactcataaatatggagaacaaactgagggttactggaggggttgtgggatggggaatgggataaatgggtaaggggcactaaggaaactattcctgaaatcattgttgcattgtatgctaactaatttggatgtaaattttaaaaattttttaaaaaataaaaaatccatgtctgtatttaaaattttttttaaaaaagaaatgacaacaaTCACTAAATTACCAATTATGTGGATGGCTATAGATATAAACAAAAAGTTTCAAATAACTCTATTGTGGCTTTTTCTATTAGATTTGAGTGGTTATTTTCTACCAGGAATAtccctattttaattttccatgaaatttttagttgttttagaACTGAACAAGCCAAGGACAATGCTAGAGCTGAAATGGGACACCCTCCAGTTTCTGGGTAAAATTTCCCCTGGAAATTTGCAAGCAGCTTTGGGAAAATCTCCACAAAAAACTTAATCTCCTCTCTGAGCTTCACCCTTGGAAACAGCCTTCTGGACCATGTGATCTAGACAGAGCCATACCTCATCCCCAAGGCCTCTGATATTCATCCTGACTTCATTCCATTGCAGTTCACCAACTGCTCATTCTCCCCACAGGCCTCAGGTATTTGGATCTCTCAGTCTTCTCCATTCCTGGGGATCAGCTCtcaagattttttcttcttcctttgtctttcctactcatttattcaatatatacCAAGCACGTATTATATGGTAGACACTGTTCTTGGAGCTGGGGACagatcagtgaacaaaacagtccCCAAATCCCTGGTCTCATGGGGCTTATATCCTAGCAGATCACCTGCATTGGAAGCGAGTGGCTGTTCCACCTTTACCATTGATGCTTGAGAAACCAGCACTATCCAGAAGTTATACTGAGCATCTTTCCTAAGTTTAACAGGACCAAACTTACTTTCAAGTTCAAAGCAGAGACACACATGAAGAGAATCAAGAGAAGACTATGACTCCCTAGACTACAAATAAGTGCTAGATAAATTCAGCATGTTCATTGTCATCCTATGTGTTTCTCACTCTCCAACCCCTGTTTTCTACTTCTTGTTATGTGAACTGGTCAATACCAAGTTTGGGAGAAGACCAGTGTTAAGGTGAATATAGTTTATTTACATCTAACCTTATATGTAATAGGAATATATTTCTTCCTTAGGTTTAGAAATGGGGGCTGAGGGGGGTGGAATCCagtgaggaaaaggagagaggtgCCTCACAAATGGGTATGCACACACATCCTCTCAGTTGCTGTGGTTAGGTCCCCTAGGTAAGGAGATGTCACAGTATATGAGTCTGAAATAGTTTGGCTCTAATCAGAGCAATGAGAGGATTATCAAGGTGGTACTTAAATATACTTTTCAATGGTCTCAGTCCCCCAAAATTGTAATTATAGAAGCTAATAGTGCCCCCCACGAAATGCTCAGTAGTAAAAACTGAATCACTGAACCCTCAAACATTAACTCTCCCCTGCCCCAAGACCCAGAGTGCCCCACAGGGGTCATGTACCATTGGATCCTTCTGCTCTTCTAAAAGACATCAACCCTTTTATGCTGGAAGTGCTTTAGGAGGCTCTGACGTATCTTCTTAGACTTGATACAGTAAACTATGGGGTTCATGATAGGCGGGACCAAGAAATGCAGGTTGGCCATGAACACTGCCAGAGCAGGATAGCTGTGCTTCTCTACTCTGTGTAACACAGACAGCCCCAGTTTGGGCAAATAAAAGATGAGAACAACGCAGAGGTGTGAGACACATGTGTTGAGTGTCTTGAGCTGTTCCCCGGGTGATGCAATGCCCAGTACTGTTTGTAGGATCAGGGCGTATGAGAGCACAATGAGGGAGGAATCAAGGCCCAGTGAGAAGAGGATGGAGACCAGGCCAACCAAGCTGTTGATCTGGGTGTCTGAGCAGGCCAATCCCACAAGGTCACAGTGCAGGCAGTAGCAGTGAGAAAGTACACTGATCTGGGGGAAAAGCAGACGCCGCAGGAGGATGGGTCCTGGGAGGTTGAGCAGGACAGCCCTCACCAGGATGGCAGCCCCCACCTTGGCCATGGCTGAGTGGGTAAGAATTGTGGCATAGTGCAGAGGTTCCCGGATGGCAACAAAACGATCAAAGGCCATGGCCAGCAGCACACCAGATTCCACATAGGTGAAGGCATGGATGAAGAACATCTGCGCTGCACAGAGATCAAAGGGCAGCTCACGAGCACCCAGCCAGAAAAGCCACATCATGGTGGGAAAGGTAGAGGCACAGAGGCCTAGATCGGAGGCTGCCAACATGGACAGGAAGATGTACATGGGTTCACATAAGGCTGGATCCGTGCAGATCAGGAGAAGAATGATACCGTTACCCAGGATGGAAAACGCACAGATGAGATTGATGGGGATAGAAACCCAATAATGAGAGGCTTCCAGGCCTGGAAAGCCAGTGAGGAGGAAGGTAGAATGACCAGAAGTGCTGGTGTTGCAGGAGAACATAGTATTTCCATGAAGGAGTTGTCCACCCTACAAGTAAGAGGCATTCATTTATTTGACCATCACTTATAAAGTCCCTACTAAGTGTGGGATGGAAAGGAAGAGCTACCCCATAACCCTTTCTTAGGCCACGAAAAAACCTCATTCCTCTTAGGAGCCCCATTCCCCTCCATTTCCTGGCTAATTTAGTCTTCTCTTTGGATACAGTgacaatgaatacattttaagagTTGATTGATCTCTGCTTACTGCTTTAGCCACTGCATATCTTCTCTTGGACCTAGACAACCTCCTTTTTCCACTTAAGCTATACCCAAAGGTCAATCTCCAGGGTAAAGattaaataatgaagaaagaataattttctgtCAATGTTTAGGATGGTATTCAGAATAAGGAGTATAGACTCCATTTTTATTCTTAGAGGCAGGGTTTCCACAGCCTGACATATCTATTAACAAATACACCAGAAAGGACACATTCAAATAAAGGATGTGTTTTCAAAACGTTCCTCTGAGGAGGCTGGTTGGTTTTTCCTCTGCTGTTGTTAAGAAACcaacattttctgtatttctttcctggAAATTCCTTTGAGGCCCCAAGGAGGTTCTTTTGAATCTGTTCAATAGTGACAAATTTCTGTCCTGTGAAGATGGGTTGGCTTAGAGGAGGTATGCAAGAGTTCTTCAAGCTAAGTCTAGTAAACAAGACGGGAACTCAGATGATTCACTTTCGTTAAAACACCATCTTCCCCAGTCCTATCTCCACCTCACGCTGGCTGCTTGAAGCTTGCACATTTTCTTCTGACTCTGCTTTTGAGATAGTCCTGTGGACATAGCTCTTAAATATCTCTTTCAGCCCTCTTACCATAAACACGATTATGACAGCACCAAGTACTTTGAAGTTCTCCTTGGTGTGGGCAGAAGGGTGAAGCTGACCAGTCTGAGGGTTACCACCTGAAGAGGATTAATAGTGCTCAACAAGGAGCCCACAGTGCAGTGTGTGAACTCCTCTGATCCCATAACTTCATGTTGCACCTTCAGGCTTTCTAGTTTCCCCAGGTTCTCTCCTCAGGACTGCATCTCCATGTATCTGCTAAGTATTTTCACACTGGTTTGCCTTATAAATTGAATGTCTCATAGAAGCCCTAACTGTAATTCCCCTACTTTGTCCCCAAAGTTTACCCTCTAATACCTGTCAGGCCTTCCTCCCATTCCTGTTATCTGTGAAATctccaagcaaaacaaaaaacctagcaTCTCTTTTCATTCCATAACCTATTCCCCAAATCAATCGTATTTGAATACACCCCCCTCCTCTCAGATcacaataaaactaaaacttgCCATCATTTCCCTAATTATAACAGCCTCCTAACTGTCCTACTTTCTTCATTTGGTCTCTCTGTATTGATTCATTGTCCAAATTTCCATTATACTAGCAGAATAGTTAAAAGGCAAGTATGGACATTTAAATGAGTATATGTATAGGCAGGAAACACAGTGACCAGATTTGTTATAGAAGGGTGTTTCCTGTCATAACTTTAATGATCTCCTGGCTCCTGATTCTGCAGGACCAGGTCGAAGATCTTTATACTGGATGCAGAAGGGAAGAGACCTTGTCCATCATACATTTGTAGCCTACTCAGTCAACTCTCCCCTAAGCATCATAAACATTACTGCTAACATATCTTTCTATTCAGGAAATTTACCATATTTGATAATTCTTAGAATATGTTTTTTGTTGAAATATGCACAGAAAAACCTAAATATTGTAAGTGTAAAGATTGATGAATTTCCTCAAAGTGAACACATCTGTGTAACAAGCACCTAGATCAAGAAAACAGAACACTGT from Panthera uncia isolate 11264 chromosome D1, Puncia_PCG_1.0, whole genome shotgun sequence harbors:
- the LOC125917131 gene encoding olfactory receptor 51H1-like — encoded protein: MFSCNTSTSGHSTFLLTGFPGLEASHYWVSIPINLICAFSILGNGIILLLICTDPALCEPMYIFLSMLAASDLGLCASTFPTMMWLFWLGARELPFDLCAAQMFFIHAFTYVESGVLLAMAFDRFVAIREPLHYATILTHSAMAKVGAAILVRAVLLNLPGPILLRRLLFPQISVLSHCYCLHCDLVGLACSDTQINSLVGLVSILFSLGLDSSLIVLSYALILQTVLGIASPGEQLKTLNTCVSHLCVVLIFYLPKLGLSVLHRVEKHSYPALAVFMANLHFLVPPIMNPIVYCIKSKKIRQSLLKHFQHKRVDVF